AAAACCATCTTTACTGGAGTGTCTGTGGCATAGTTTTTCATGATAAAAATATTAAAAAGAAAAGGAGAGACGAAAAAATCGTTTCTCTTCTCAAAAGCTCACCCAAAACTGTAAAAGACCAATTGTTTAATGACTATTAATCTAATTTATTTAAAATAATTTTATATAAATAAAATTTTAATTAATAGAAAAATAGAACAGTTTTTCAACGATGATGATGCTGTAAGTGTCGTTGTATGGGCATGATGCAAGTGATCACTTGATCAATGCTGGTGAGTATCAGGAGAAAACACTATTATATCTCACAATTGTAGTGATGTATAATCATTAAACTAGGTTATGTGTAAATGTAATAAGAACTTCAACACTTAACTTCTTCACTAGCATCAATTTAATTTTGGTGATACATTGACAAAAGTGACTGAACATACGGAGGTGGTTTCTGGTCTTGAATTGGTCCAACAAATCATAGACAATAAAAACTAATAAAAGAAAAACAAAGCATGTGAAGATTTGAATTAGATCCAAGAAAATATCCATTACCTTTGAAACCTTTGTCGGCTCATACGTGGTGACTTCCTTAATCACATGCATTTTTTCCCCCGATGCATAAATATTTTTCATAAAACAGTGTCCATTTCTGTGTGTTTTCGTCTTGTCAATGTCCATTGTTGGTTTCCTATTAAAATGTATTTTTCCTTGGAACTTGTGAAATAAATTGATCAGCCAATTGATTAGCTTCTTCTGAGGATGACTTCTGGAAGAAAGTTCTCTGGAAATATACGAGACCACGTGCCACCAGACAGTAGTGTAACAGAAAACTAACAGACTGATACACTGGTTTGTCTCAAAACCATAAACTAAATCGTAATGTTATTATGTTCATTAATAGTGTCCATTATTATCACAATCTCCCATAGTGACCATTTAACGAAACATTAAATCTTTATCCAAAATCAAGTGTTCCCTGGTTCTACCGCTGGAAACAAACACATTCCTTTTGGGCCGGTTGGCTTTGAGCTTCAGCCCGTATGTTTCACATGGTGTGTTTATACCAAACGACCATGCACACTATATGATCCAGCTAACTTGAGTTATGAGAAACAATAAAACACTAACTCTCTTCTATCGTTTGTAACGCACCGTTAATGATACCCAAAAAAAAAACAGAACAGAGCTTCTAACATTTTGCATCATATTTTTTATTGAATGCAGTCCTTCAATTCCAAGGTCATGTTTTCGCTGTTTCTTGCAGGACAAGTAACATAAATGAAAGTTTGAGTCTTATCGTAAGACCTTTTTTCATTTTAGAGATGTGTGGTATCCCAGACTCAGCAGTCTCTGAAACTGTCCTAGACATCAAAGAGAAGATTGAGAAGTCCAGTTATGTTAGGGAACTTCGGAATTCAAATGTTTTTTTTTTTTTTTTTTTTTTTTTTTTTTTTTTTTTGTAGCCACAATTAAATGAAGTTCTGTTAGCTACGTGTTTGTTGCCATACACACCAATAACCGCCTCATTTCGTTTCATTTTAAAACCTTATTCCTACTCAATAGATTTATAATACCATCTTCCTGGATCGTTTTATAAACATGTTTCAGAGCAGACCGAATGAAGTCACAAATTTTCCAAACGTGTGGAAATTTTGTTCTTTAAAAAAATTCTTGTAGACCAAGATATCTTATTTACTGCATTTTTATAGCGTATAGTAGCCTTACACTCCAAGCTAATTAACCGCCAGTCACATAATCGTTGCAGACCAGGCTAATTAGCTTTATACACTCCAATAACCAACTCATTTTAAACCCTAATCAATAGATGTATAAACCCGTGTTTTTCGCTCATTTACGAGACGAAAAGTGTATTCAAACTCTTCCTCCTGGATCTATCATAAACGTGTTCTTTTCAAAATAAACTTCTTCATCGAGATCAGTATCCAACAAAACTCAAGTCTCCGCAGTTTCTTCTTTCCTTATAGTTTTGAGCCTTTCTTGAAGCTTCTTGCTTCGTTCGAAATTTACCTTCCGCTTCACAGCTTTCTGCAATAAAACAGTAAGATATCTCTTAAGGCAAAGTGTAATCAAACCGCAAACATTAAGCTGCACAACGCACTCTCTTGGCTATGAATAAACATACCTCTTGGCGGAAACACCGATCAAGCTTTACTTTCAGCTCTGTACACTCCCCAAAGAATTTACCAATGGGATGCTCTAAATGACACTTTTGGAACTCCTCAATTATCTAGAAAACAAGTAAGACATCATACAGAGGGATTTAGTAACGAGATCTTCTTATGACTAAACATTGGCAAAAGCCGCCACTAAATTTTAATTGGATTGCAAGATTTACAAAATGCCATGTCCCGCAGACCCAGGTTCACAACCCTGCAGGGCACCGACCCTAACACCTCGCATGTGAGCCCTGCAGGGCCAGCCTGGGGGCGGGTAGTTCCCACGGGGCGGGTTGTTACACAATGTTCTAATACATATGATTGGTACACAAACTAGGATCCTATTAAAGAGGCAGTCACACGCAGAGATTAGAAACTAAGACAGATTTGAGAAACCAAATAGGAGATGGATAAACTGACCTCAAGACACAGAGGATGTCTATGTGGGGTAAGTGGAGGATGCATCGTTTTACTTCTGTAACAAAACTCTGAATCTGATTTTAAAGCAATGGTATTTATTAAAAAAAAAAATCAGATCTTTCACCTCTTTGTTAAACACACATAAAGAAAGTAACAGCAGAACCAGAACTAGACAATCGAAAATCAAGGCGTTACAAGAAAAAAAAGACTTGATCGAAGATGAACCACAGAGAATGGAACACGTAATTACCTTGTGATTTGGTCTCTATCACCTGAGACCTCTGAGAGGGAAAGGATTTAAGCTATAGGACCTCAGGATCACTGAAATGGGGACGATGAAGTTACGAGAAGAGAGCCGGGTCAAAGTTCTCAGGTTAATGGGCCGGTTTGAACTTTTTGAGTTAATGGGCCTTCTCTGTTAGTTCAAAACGCAGCGTTTCATATGTTTTTGGATGAAGAATCAGACATTAGTTGAACGAACACTACATGCTTTTGAGTTAGAGGTGGACACGGAACAAGTACCCGCTAATTTTTGGATAGTTGATACTCGGCTTAATTTGTTCAAGTAATTAAATTTGACTACTTGCATTTGATTCGTTTAAAAAGAGCTCTTGCCATACCAACTACTTGAGTATTTGCACATTATTTGCTTTTTTTTTTATGTTACTTGCTCAAATCCGTTACTTAAATTTAAAATACTTGATTATTTGAATTTATACGTGATTTAAAATATTTGAAATTTTAAATACAATGGATTTTGGATTGAAATTTAGATTTTCAATATTTTAATGAATATTTTTAATTTTTAAATCATAAACTTCTGTTAAGTTTTGTGTATATATAGTAACGTAAATATCAACATTTGTATTGAGTTTTATTTATAAAGAGATAAATGTTAACAATACTTATTTAATAAATATTAAGTATAATTATTATATGAAAAAAAGAGTAGCAAGTACATGAATCAAATAGTTACAAAAATAACAAGTCTTGACACTTCACTTGTACTTACAAGTTACAAATAATAAAAGTTAAATATATGTTACCCGACTTGAACGATAGCAAATACTTGCTTTTTCAAGACGAATATGGGGTAAGTAGCTTGTAATTGTATAAGCCGAGTATCAAGTGATGATCTAGGATCCATTCATAATTTAGTGTTGAGTTTTGATGTTACATACCGGATAAGAAATGAATAAAATTGTATTTTTCTTTTACAGCATAATAATATCTGTTGTCAAAAAAAAAAAAAAATTGAACTAAAACATTTAATCTATTTGAGTTATACAAATGGCTCTCATAATTTCTTTTAAAAAAACACCAAAGAGGGTTTCCAAGACTGAAGTTTCCATAATTAGAATGAATACAGAATACAATAATAAGATTTTCTTTCTCCATACATAGATTTAATGAGCCTATAATAAACTGTTTATTTTATCATTGGTCAAGAGGCAGCCACTCAAGTTCTAGTTCTAACTCACCAGATTCAACGTTCTGAAGCTTGATCTGAACCTCTTGTTTCACTTTCCCATCTGCAATGTTGATGATGCTATCCTCTATAAGGGCATTGTCGTTCGATTTCAGCCATTTCCCAATCTGCATATCTCCAAACATCTCAGGGTCTCCAAAAGCCATTGCAGATGTGATCAGAGGTTGGATATCAATCTCAGCTTCTCCCATTATGTCATCAGCAGAAAATGTATCATAATCAAACACTTGCTGCAAAATTGCCAGAGAACTTCAGTTAAAAGATTCAATCAGAAGTAGAAACTGATTTGGATGTTAAGCTTTTTTACCAGCTTCATTGAGCCATAGTCATGAGGAACAGAGAGCATGAGTTCCTCATTCCAAACCGGGTTTAAGTTGCTTTTCATTACAGTTGATTGTGCAGTCTAGTAATAGGATGAACAAGATCAACCATCCAATCACACTAGAATAACGGTAAGAACATATATTAATTAAAGACAACTTACCTGTTGTCCTAGAGTCAACACAACATAGGGATCACTTGTCATCATGTCTCGGATAGCTAAGTTGGTACCCTTTTTAAGAGTCACCTTCAACAATCCAATAAACTCAACCATGCCTTCAAGTTGCTGCCATTGTTTAAACACCATGAATCACAATGTTCAAAGTATTCAATTTGATTCAGAGAAAGAAGCTTTTACCGGCTTTTGGGATGATGAAGTTGTGCGAAAGCTATCGATGATATTTGAAGAAAGACTTGATGAACGATATGATGAGCTCTTTGTACTAGAGGTCTTCCCAGATGTGATACGCAAGCTTGGTTTCAGAAACTCTTGGAACTCATATTTTGACCTGATATTAAGATTTTGAGAGTTATGAATATTATACCACTAAAAATGTTAAAAGGGTATTTGGTATAAACATTAAACCTTACCTGATAAACCTCATACGGTGGTCATGACTAGCATCAGGTCCAGGCTTAGAGGAACCATCAGGTATAAACGCCTCGTAGATCGAATTAGCAGAGGCGTTTCCTCCAATTTCGATCATTGAATCAACTTCCTCATCCGACCATTCATCTAATGTTACAGATAAGACCTGGAAACACCTTCTCAAACTATCAATAAGCTTGCAAAGGATTCTTTTCAAGAACTAGTGAAGCAAATATATGATTATAAAAGAGAAAAAGCTGTATTACAACGGTTATGTTAGTTATTTCCATAATGAAAGTAACATCTCCACAAGAACATTTTGTAAGCATCTTAGAAGGAGAAGCAAAGAGGCATCATCACCTTTGAAACATGAGTGCCAAGGCTTCTGTGCACACCGCAACATTTTAAGCATATGAACACTCCGATATTGGCTGACCTGTAGTAATTAATTATAAAGATGCGGTTACATTGCTAATTGTTAGAGAGTTAAATGTTATAGATAACATATGAGGGAGAGTTTTAACGGAGATGACTTACGCCCACTTAGGATCTGGAGCGCCACAATCAGCGCAGACTCGGTTATCAGATTGAGTTAAGAGATCTCTTATTCTCCTTTTACCTGTGAAAGCAACAAAGGTGAATGAGTTACAAAAGAGTCCTATAAACACCACATAATATATTTTTTGTGAAAAATTCAAGGCAGTAGTACTATATAAAAACTATAATGATTATATTAACAGGTAAATACTAATCTTCATTAAGAGAGTAATGATTAGGAAAGTAAAGCAGAGCAGTTACCTGAGCTTGCTGCAGAATGACTCATTGCTCTTCTTGAAAGATAGCAACCATCAAACAGAGTCCTATACAGAACAAATGAAACACGCATCACGCACAATAATGTGTTACATTATCAAACTCTGCCTTGCAAATATCAAAACAAAACATCTTTTTTTTTGGGGACATATCGTTTTTCAATACCAGATGCAAGAAAGAGATAAACCCAGAATGTAGATTATTCGTATCCATTACATAATTCACAAGCTAGATATTAGAAATTCATTGAGATGAAAATAAATCCGAAAGTTTTTTGATATTTAACCTTTCCTGAAACCATTTCGACGAAGAAACTCAAACTTGACGATATACAGAAAATCGATGGAGAAAGATAAATTTATGCCAAGAATAAGAAGAACATGCAAGGAATTGGAACAAAGGAGATATAGATTGGATTGATAACGTTCTTCTTACCAATGAGAGGAGAGAGAGAGGAAGAGATATGATGTTCTTACACAAACTTTTCAGATGAACAAAAAAAATAATGATTGTCTTCAAATGACAACTACATTCTCTCTTTTACTTTTTTATTTTATTCTATTTTATTCTCATTTATGATTCGAACTGTAAAGTTGGGTTAAGTTGTAACGGTGCCATGTGATGTGAGGGGTCAAATACCAATTACTTATATTATTTCCTTGTAGTTGTCGTTGACTGGCTTTGGCAAATATGGCTCAACTTCGACCGAATAAAAAGAGGAACCGAAAGCAACTCTTCTTGTTAACTTACTAAACTGTACTCTGATATTCTTTCGAGAGTTGACTATCACCGTAATCTATATAAGCAATGCTACAAAACTAACAAAAAAAAAAAGCTGCTCCATGGAGACGCATGATCCAAACAAGATCCATCATAGTGAATATATATAATTCTTCAAGCAGATTTCAACTTGTTCGATGCTGATGCGAGGTGAGAGAGTGTACTGTGTCCGACGAACAATAGAAACACTCCCAACAAAGAAAGTGCCTTTAGAGTTGTGAACAGATCCAACTGTATAGAATGCAAAGGAGAACAAAAAAGGGCATTAGATTTTTTGATGCAATGATCTTAAAATAAGAAACGGTATTGATAACTTGCCTTCAACCAGAAAAGCACGTAGAGAAGCAGAACAGCTCCAATACCGCCATGGAAAAGCAAAGCGGAAGTTGCAGCTCCAACCAATGATGGGAAGCTCTTTATGTTCACTCCCAACCGTGTAAGCTGAAACATAAACAAAAGTGTATATGAGTTGGGAAACAAATGCAATGACGTTCTTTTCGAATTTGTGTTTCTGAGTCTATTTACAAGTGAAAGAAGACCGACCCCAATCAGGAAGGCGATGAATGGGAGAACTATAAGACCCAAGAAAACTAGAGAAAGCTGCTTGGCTGGAAGCTTTTCGGGAACTCTGAAGATGTGTGATATCTCAGCCTTTGGCCCATATCTTGAGTAAGGATCAGTAGGTTGTAGGGGAGGACGAGGCGCCTTCTCTGGACGTTCTGGTAGGTCTAGTTCGATGTGGCCAATATTACTCAACAAAGAGTTCTCCTGGGAAAGTAACACTGTTCATATTTTCTGAGGCGTAAAACAACAGTACTTACCATTGAAGCATCTCCAATAGTTAATTGGATCTCATATTTACCAGACAGGTAGTAGAGCTTGCTTCTCAACCAATCCAAGAAAATCCTGAAGGGAACAATAAACATCAATCATTAATATTGTATTTAGAACTTCATTTCTTTCACAAAATTTTAAGATATATGTCAAAGAATTTATTTTGAGAAAACAATTCAAAGTGTAGTTTAAGGAACTCAACTATAACTAATTCAGACTTCTTTCCAGAAGCTTTCACGAGAAATACATGCTCGACCTGTGACTCATGTTTCAGTTTGATAAATGCCTGCGAGGAAAAATTAGCAAGTCAAGAAAGTGAACAGAGCAAAACAATTTATAAAGCAGAATCGGGAATGAACAAACCTGGTGTGGCTTAAACACATGGCCAAGTGGAGTAGTTAACTGGTAGGACAGGCGTAGCTTTTGGAGATGGTTAGCTGATAACGATACTGCTCCATCTTTAGTTAAATCTAGCCTACAGTAGTTGCAAAAGAGAACCAAGAAACAAAATGATGATAATCACAAGAAGAAAGTTGAAAAACAGATATATGTTTTGTACAAAGACACAGTTGACATACTTTTTCTGAGATTCAACGCTTCCAACGTCACTGTCAAGTACAGAAATTTCTGCGTTCTCAATGCTAATAGCTCCTGTGGCGGCTATAGGTACTTTTGTTTGAGCTTCAGTTATGTATACTTTTTCATGTGCCAACTCATCTAGCAAGATCTACAGAAAACGAAGTTTATCATGTTCGTAACATACATTATTATATATGGTCCGTCTGTAAT
The DNA window shown above is from Brassica oleracea var. oleracea cultivar TO1000 chromosome C3, BOL, whole genome shotgun sequence and carries:
- the LOC106332705 gene encoding COX assembly mitochondrial protein 2 homolog, with protein sequence MHPPLTPHRHPLCLEIIEEFQKCHLEHPIGKFFGECTELKVKLDRCFRQEKAVKRKVNFERSKKLQERLKTIRKEETAET
- the LOC106335810 gene encoding ADP-ribosylation factor GTPase-activating protein AGD12: MSHSAASSGKRRIRDLLTQSDNRVCADCGAPDPKWASANIGVFICLKCCGVHRSLGTHVSKVLSVTLDEWSDEEVDSMIEIGGNASANSIYEAFIPDGSSKPGPDASHDHRMRFIRSKYEFQEFLKPSLRITSGKTSSTKSSSYRSSSLSSNIIDSFRTTSSSQKPQLEGMVEFIGLLKVTLKKGTNLAIRDMMTSDPYVVLTLGQQTAQSTVMKSNLNPVWNEELMLSVPHDYGSMKLQVFDYDTFSADDIMGEAEIDIQPLITSAMAFGDPEMFGDMQIGKWLKSNDNALIEDSIINIADGKVKQEVQIKLQNVESGELELELEWLPLDQ